In the genome of Monodelphis domestica isolate mMonDom1 chromosome 2, mMonDom1.pri, whole genome shotgun sequence, one region contains:
- the LOC100025184 gene encoding putative methyltransferase DDB_G0268948 has product MQGCKASCPPPGRNQAREIPGQNSHSLAQGFQLLKEEREDQPAIMSAHLFEGKDHAAIYRKHRFPPPDELLSIIFSFLEEKKGKPYDLAVDVGCGSGQSTQVLGPHFARVLGTDISEAQIQQAQQAQNQANVSYRVCPAENLPVEDASVDLLTAFTAAHWFDLKAFMRELERVLKPGGCVSLSSYIPSIRIHYGDCSAELNAIFQETQTVLNKYANEKVSIVRSEYQEIFDLVPFPDKKRTLFHSKEVSFTVASLMGFMQSFSMFQTFHNAQPEAAKALLHQTQERFLKTMKVSSPETELGISFKYVCVLACKAPTKEKVAP; this is encoded by the exons ATGCAAGGCTGCAAGGCCAGCTGCCCTCCTCCTGGGAGAAATCAGGCAAGGGAGATTCCGGGTCAGAACAGTCACAGCCTTGCTCAGGGATTTCAGCTGCTGAAAGAGGAGCGAGAG GACCAGCCGGCCATCATGTCTGCCCACCTGTTTGAGGGGAAGGACCATGCGGCCATTTACCGGAAGCACAGGTTCCCTCCCCCGGACGAGCTCCTCAGCATCATCTTCTCCTTCTTAGAAGAGAAG AAAGGAAAACCCTACGATCTAGCTGTGGATGTGGGCTGTGGATCAGGCCAGAGCACTCAGGTTCTGGGCCCTCACTTCGCCAGGGTCTTGGGCACAGACATCAGTGAGGCACAGATCCAGCAGGCCCAGCAGGCCCAGAACCAGGCCAATGTGTCATACCG CGTCTGCCCAGCAGAAAATCTCCCTGTAGAGGATGCCTCTGTGGACCTGCTCACTGCCTTCACGGCAGCCCACTGGTTTGACCTGAAGGCCTTCATGAGGGAGCTGGAGCGGGTCCTGAAGCCGGGGGGCTGTGTCAGCCTCAGCTCCTACATCCCGAGCATCAGGATTCACTACGGAGACTGCTCGGCGGAGCTCAACGCCATCTTCCAGGAG ACTCAGACCGTCCTTAACAAGTATGCCAACGAAAAAGTGAGTATCGTCCGTTCGGAATACCAAGAGATATTCGATCTCGTGCCTTTTCCTGACAAAAAAAG AACTCTTTTTCATTCAAAAGAAGTTTCCTTTACAGTCGCCAGCCTGATGGGATTTATGCAATCTTTCTCCATGTTCCAGACTTTTCATAATGCCCAGCCAGAGGCAGCCAAAGCCCTCCTGCACCAGACTCAGGAGAG ATTCTTGAAGACCATGAAAGTATCTTCCCCCGAAACGGAACTGGGGATATCGTTCAAATACGTGTGTGTTTTGGCTTGCAAGGCCCCCACGAAGGAGAAGGTGGCGCCTTAG